The following are encoded together in the Bicyclus anynana chromosome 2, ilBicAnyn1.1, whole genome shotgun sequence genome:
- the LOC128198903 gene encoding uncharacterized protein LOC128198903, with protein MIALYKKRCESDINHFCYFQLKCQEHQKPVSMSTVSGNPFDSDNESGSVKKSKVKKTIKKPPRAEKPAQKQKKALQSDSDSEPEQSKIIKKRRQILDSEEENEPIRASALRSYFSRRVGTGYTLQRADPTKTGEYYIELRVYNAREAETQGADRWKRALITCKSAVEGDSATWRAVTKLVTAVKEEYSPVQPILYPYNVF; from the exons ATGATTGCATTGTATAAAAAGAGATGCGAGAGCGACATCAACCATTTCTGTTATTTTCAACTGAAGTGTCAAGAGCACCAAAAACCTGTAAGTAT GTCGACTGTAAGCGGAAACCCTTTCGACTCGGATAACGAGAGTGGGTCAGTTaagaaaagtaaagttaaaaaaacaattaagaaGCCTCCTCGAGCCGAAAAGCCCGCTCAAAAGCAGAAGAAGGCTTTACAATCGGATTCGGACTCCGAGCCTGAGCAAtcgaaaataattaagaaaagaaGACAAATTTTAGATTCAGAG GAAGAAAACGAGCCCATCAGAGCATCGGCTTTACGAAGTTATTTCTCTCGCCGCGTGGGCACGGGCTACACGTTGCAGAGGGCGGACCCTACGAAGACTGGAGAATATTATATTGAACTACGGGTATACAACGCACGCGAAGCTGAGACCCAGGGCGCTGATAGATGGAAGCGCGCGCTCATCACATGCAAGTCAGCTGTGGAAGGCGATAGTGCGACGTGGCGTGCTGTAACAAAGCTGGTCACAGCGGTGAAAGAAGAATATTCACCTGTTCAACCTATTTTGTACCCGTATAATGTCTTTTGA
- the LOC112054680 gene encoding disintegrin and metalloproteinase domain-containing protein 10-like: MGHNHQDIHKSDKICSSYGYQLLTAKFGAESYLLCLKMQKIESMPLTSNQATLLLDPEPDDTHSGTKYPLTNIKMAYGFPVEDPKSGSAEGYIGEDHQFYGVLYIGNRILHADHYGGDDPKKDFGVFENDNMAAPIRPRRHQAQDLRLPPDFPFRIQAQQKKSGCARARICDLLLLADKEFFQKDANSSLHQVVQRMMHAVAQSDLVFRNADFDEDGMPDNIGFSVKYILVLTSRETNNRVFGDIVDHRAVDGRNYLMRFSRLRRLSEVCLGVAFSGHMFMNRTLGLSFTSLGGGMGGSAGGICDRRAYGKSFNTLALAHATQELKERVPERVAALTLTHELGHSFGAHHDEHYPNPDCRGYVMGSQTSVTNASHRSEFSMCSKRLISDTLSSMSYCLSEIDRPYCGNGIIEEGETCDCGMPFLCHQRDPCCTPRAGGALVFEEGALHKEGCSVAPSAVCHPAQGLCCTSECTYANLTRSGIDCPSQDMKCTCKHVMASCRCGLGGRCLPDRSCHAAECAILGLRECPCPPNGPGGVISKNKKCGVCCKLKNEERCVGAEFAAKELMAAFRLPDDWPGFHKGPSVTLELCEVDNSTVCRSVQIRAWSPGEVCVTLNTVGVCSPRGTCKSVVTTPTSNVYPDIMVSLPKRSSREV, from the exons ATGGGGCACAATCATCAGGACATACACAAATCTGACAAGATTTGCAGTTCTTACGGATACCAGTTGTTGACAGCAAAGTTCGGTGCTGAAAGCTATTTGCTCTGTCTGAAGATGCAGAAGATAG AATCTATGCCCCTAACATCAAACCAAGCAACCTTGCTGTTAGACCCTGAACCTGACGACACGCACTCTGGCACCAAGTATCCCTTAACAAATATCAAAATGGCGTACGGATTCCCTGTTGAGGATCCAAAGAGCGGGTCAGCTGAAGGTTATATTGGGGAGGATCATCAGTTCTACGGGGttttatatatag GCAATCGGATTTTACACGCAGACCATTATGGAGGAGATGACCCGAAGAAAGATTTTGGTGTTTTTGAGAACGACAACATGGCGGCACCGATACGACCGCGCCGGCATCAAGCTCAG gacctccgtctt CCCCCCGACTTCCCCTTCCGCATCCAAGCGCAGCAGAAGAAGTCCGGCTGCGCGCGCGCACGCATCTGCGACCTGCTGCTGTTAGCTGACAAAGAGTTCTTTCAGAAa GACGCCAACTCGAGCCTCCATCAGGTTGTGCAGAGAATGATGCACGCGGTGGCTCAGTCTGACCTTGTATTCAGGAATGCCGATTTTGATGAGGATGGTATGCCTGACaatatag GTTTCTCAGTGAAATACATTTTGGTTCTGACTTCCCGTGAAACCAACAACCGAGTTTTCGGCGACATAGTCGATCACCGAGCAGTGGACGGGAGGAACTATCTCATGCGGTTCTCACGACTGAGACGTCTGTCCGAAGTCTGTCTCGGTGTCGCGTTCTCTGGGCACATGTTTATGAACAGGACGCTTGGATTAAG CTTCACATCCCTCGGCGGGGGTATGGGCGGCTCAGCCGGGGGTATCTGCGACCGGAGAGCGTATGGAAAGTCGTTTAACACCCTCGCGTTAGCACACGCTACCCAGGAACTGAAGGAGAGAGTGCCAGAGAGAGTGGCCGCGCTCACTCTTACGCATGAGTTGG GTCACAGTTTTGGCGCACACCACGACGAACATTACCCCAACCCTGATTGTCGCGGTTACGTCATGGGGTCGCAGACCTCCGTGACGAATGCCTCGCATCGCTCCGAGTTCTCAATGTGCAGCAAACGGCTGATATCGGACACTCTGAGCAGCATGAGTTACTGCCTGTCGGAGATAGATCGGCCTTACTGTGGGAATG GTATAATAGAAGAGGGAGAAACCTGCGACTGTGGCATGCCCTTTCTCTGCCACCAAAGAGATCCTTGTTGCACGCCGCGAGCGGGCGGCGCCCTTGTGTTTGAGGAAGG TGCACTTCACAAAGAAGGCTGCTCAGTGGCGCCGTCAGCAGTCTGCCACCCCGCTCAGGGTCTCTGCTGTACCTCAGAATGCACGTATGCAAACCTTACTAGGAGTGGAATT GATTGCCCAAGTCAAGACATGAAATGCACCTGCAAGCACGTGATGGCGTCGTGCCGGTGCGGGCTGGGCGGGCGCTGTCTGCCGGACCGCAGTTGTCACGCGGCGGAGTGCGCCATCTTGGGCCTCCGGGAGTGCCCCTGCCCTCCTAATGGACCA GGTGGCGTGATAAGCAAAAACAAGAAGTGCGGCGTGTGTTGCAAGCTGAAGAACGAAGAGCGATGCGTGGGCGCAGAGTTCGCGGCGAAGGAACTGATGGCTGCCTTCAGACTGCCTGACGACTGGCCCGGGTTTCACAAAGGGC CGAGTGTGACATTGGAGTTGTGCGAGGTGGACAACAGTACGGTGTGCAGAAGCGTACAGATCCGCGCCTGGTCGCCAGGGGAAGTGTGCGTCACACTCAACACCGTAGGCGTGTGCTCCCCGCGCGGCACTTGCAAGAGCGTCGTGACCACGCCCACTTCGAATGTGTACCCTGACATTATGGTAAGCTTACCGAAGCGAAGCTCTCGCGAAGTGTGA